A part of Thermococcus sp. SY098 genomic DNA contains:
- a CDS encoding 30S ribosomal protein S19e: protein MATVYDVPGDLLVERVAQKLKEIPEIKPPEWAPFVKTGRHKERLPEQEDWWYYRVASVFRKIYIDGPVGIERLRTWYGGRKNRGHAPEKFYKGSGSIIRKALQQLEAAGFIEKVPGKGRIVTPKGRSFLDKAATELKKELEEVIPELKKY from the coding sequence ATGGCGACAGTTTATGATGTTCCCGGTGATTTGCTCGTTGAGAGGGTTGCTCAAAAGTTAAAGGAGATACCTGAGATTAAACCACCAGAGTGGGCTCCATTCGTCAAAACAGGAAGACACAAGGAAAGACTTCCAGAGCAAGAGGACTGGTGGTATTATAGAGTTGCTTCAGTCTTTAGAAAGATATACATCGACGGCCCTGTCGGTATTGAGAGGCTTAGGACTTGGTATGGTGGAAGAAAGAACAGAGGACACGCTCCAGAGAAGTTTTACAAGGGAAGCGGAAGCATAATCAGAAAGGCTCTCCAGCAGTTAGAAGCAGCAGGATTCATTGAGAAGGTTCCAGGTAAGGGAAGAATCGTCACACCTAAGGGAAGAAGCTTCCTTGACAAAGCAGCAACCGAACTTAAAAAGGAGCTTGAGGAAGTTATTCCAGAGCTTAAGAAGTACTGA
- a CDS encoding translation initiation factor IF-6 — protein MHIERLDFENSPYLGVFGVATDKVLLVREGLQEKKLNVLREVLKVPIIETSIMKSRIVGIFAAGNSNAIVVPYYIWDTELERINAALREYGIDIRIEPFLSKLTALGNLILANDKAALVSAKFTREEAKQLEDILGVEVERGIIAEFHAVGSVGVVTNKGGLVHPETTEEELEWLRDLFKVDIYLGTANQGVPFVGSCMLANSFGVVVGHLTTGPEIVKIEEALGFLGVR, from the coding sequence ATGCACATAGAAAGACTTGATTTTGAAAATTCTCCCTATCTGGGCGTGTTTGGTGTTGCTACGGATAAAGTTCTCTTGGTTAGAGAGGGCCTTCAAGAAAAGAAGCTCAATGTTCTGAGAGAAGTTTTAAAAGTCCCAATTATCGAAACGAGCATTATGAAATCCAGGATAGTTGGTATCTTTGCTGCTGGAAACTCAAATGCAATTGTTGTCCCCTATTACATCTGGGACACCGAGCTTGAGAGAATAAATGCCGCCCTAAGGGAATATGGCATTGATATTAGAATTGAACCATTCCTGAGCAAGCTGACCGCCTTAGGTAACTTAATTTTAGCCAACGACAAAGCTGCCCTTGTGAGTGCGAAGTTCACAAGGGAGGAAGCGAAGCAACTTGAAGACATCTTAGGAGTGGAAGTGGAGCGAGGTATTATAGCTGAATTCCATGCCGTTGGAAGTGTCGGTGTCGTTACAAACAAAGGAGGCTTGGTTCATCCCGAGACAACTGAAGAAGAACTTGAATGGCTGAGAGACCTATTTAAAGTTGACATCTACCTTGGCACTGCAAATCAGGGTGTTCCGTTTGTTGGTTCATGCATGTTAGCCAATTCCTTTGGAGTTGTTGTCGGACATCTCACAACTGGTCCTGAGATTGTTAAGATTGAAGAAGCACTGGGCTTTTTGGGGGTGAGGTAA
- a CDS encoding DNA-binding protein, whose amino-acid sequence MAEDIEEIRKRKLMELQRRLAEQQKAQEEAARQQAELEAQIQAILRRILTPEARERLSRVKLVRPELAQQVELILVQLYQAGQIREKIDDAKLKKILAQIDARTRREFRIKW is encoded by the coding sequence ATGGCTGAAGACATTGAAGAGATTAGAAAGAGAAAGCTCATGGAACTACAGAGAAGGCTTGCCGAGCAGCAAAAAGCTCAAGAAGAAGCTGCAAGACAGCAAGCTGAACTTGAAGCCCAAATACAGGCAATTTTAAGGAGAATTCTTACTCCAGAAGCAAGAGAAAGGCTTTCAAGAGTTAAACTTGTCAGACCAGAACTTGCACAGCAGGTTGAGCTTATACTGGTTCAGCTTTATCAAGCTGGACAGATCAGGGAGAAAATAGATGATGCAAAGCTCAAGAAAATTTTGGCTCAGATTGATGCGAGAACAAGGAGAGAATTTAGGATTAAGTGGTAG
- a CDS encoding DUF4932 domain-containing protein: MKRASLILCFLLLMSQTSFIKAEEQPQVVVEINPNLELFAVVYILAFNGSDYFIIAPQSYVHDVLTYFAPYRDYVAVKSMRQMFPKELPNYVKDENIWNWASSLAVRDYLGDQENLSDFYAELSDFAKESNFMKFYNTHRGEYEKALTPIKDIFKELDFIEELEHRSGKKYAEYRVELSYSLFIHLHSRHVLTKAYMIGSIPRSYLENLKYTGLPNVQAIKDYMFRAFFIHEFAHAFLDSDRLGMSSEYRFIYQKVLEELPLEAYNRDFSTSGAYLNENLVEAFTHYYLGEHYNDTIAEYLILKDATIGYVLVGDLAKAFQENISFSQIPEVVGKLVTKDNLSRYFNSKMPVNGFWAANRIYTEKRVIIVYGTQNPDESGNEYDKESALMLADWLRSAGISVEVKRDKELTNEDLESNLIIIGGPVANELTKNLTKELVVRFSFDSRWKLVRNFMAVENPISFIFSNGSIKVAKSDDIAPEEYPLGVVQTLRNSWNNEKFIIVIAGVDRYCTRKMLRYFNYNSSYLIKGRTFFEEGFYFQEG, translated from the coding sequence GTGAAGAGGGCTTCATTAATTTTGTGCTTTCTCTTGCTCATGTCACAGACATCTTTTATCAAAGCTGAAGAGCAGCCTCAGGTTGTGGTAGAAATCAACCCTAACCTTGAACTGTTTGCTGTGGTTTATATTTTAGCTTTTAATGGGAGTGATTACTTTATTATTGCCCCTCAGAGCTATGTGCATGATGTTCTGACGTATTTTGCTCCTTACAGAGATTATGTGGCAGTGAAATCAATGAGGCAAATGTTCCCTAAGGAGCTACCCAACTATGTCAAAGATGAAAACATCTGGAACTGGGCAAGTAGCTTGGCAGTTAGAGATTATCTTGGAGATCAAGAGAACTTGTCAGATTTTTATGCTGAGCTTTCAGATTTTGCCAAAGAGAGTAACTTCATGAAATTCTACAATACTCACAGGGGGGAATATGAGAAAGCGCTTACTCCAATTAAGGATATTTTTAAAGAGCTGGACTTTATTGAGGAGCTTGAGCATCGTTCTGGAAAGAAATATGCCGAATATCGAGTTGAACTTTCATATTCTCTCTTCATTCACCTTCACTCACGCCACGTACTAACCAAAGCTTACATGATTGGATCCATACCGAGGAGCTATCTTGAAAATCTGAAATATACTGGCTTGCCAAACGTTCAAGCAATCAAAGACTACATGTTCAGGGCCTTCTTTATCCACGAGTTTGCCCACGCTTTTCTGGATTCTGATAGGCTTGGCATGTCATCAGAGTACCGCTTCATCTACCAAAAAGTTTTGGAAGAGCTTCCACTTGAAGCATATAATCGGGATTTTTCCACAAGTGGGGCATATCTAAATGAAAACTTGGTTGAGGCTTTTACCCATTATTATCTTGGGGAACACTACAACGATACCATCGCAGAGTACCTCATTCTAAAAGATGCAACTATCGGCTATGTTCTTGTTGGGGATTTGGCTAAAGCATTTCAAGAGAACATTTCATTCAGTCAGATACCGGAGGTTGTGGGAAAGCTGGTAACGAAAGACAACCTAAGCAGATACTTTAATTCAAAAATGCCTGTAAATGGGTTTTGGGCAGCAAATAGAATTTACACAGAGAAAAGAGTTATCATAGTTTATGGAACGCAAAATCCAGATGAAAGCGGAAATGAATATGATAAAGAGTCTGCACTAATGCTTGCTGATTGGTTGAGAAGTGCGGGGATATCGGTTGAAGTCAAGAGAGATAAAGAACTCACAAATGAAGATTTGGAAAGTAATCTAATAATAATTGGAGGACCGGTAGCAAATGAATTAACTAAGAACCTAACCAAAGAACTTGTGGTGAGATTTTCTTTTGATAGCAGGTGGAAGCTTGTAAGAAACTTCATGGCTGTTGAAAATCCAATTTCGTTCATCTTTTCAAACGGTAGCATTAAAGTGGCTAAGTCTGATGATATAGCTCCCGAAGAATATCCCTTAGGAGTTGTTCAAACCTTAAGAAATTCATGGAACAACGAGAAGTTCATAATTGTAATTGCTGGCGTTGATAGGTACTGCACAAGAAAAATGCTCCGATATTTTAACTACAACAGTAGCTACCTGATTAAAGGGAGAACTTTTTTCGAGGAGGGATTCTATTTCCAAGAGGGATGA
- a CDS encoding M1 family aminopeptidase, whose protein sequence is MKRIVSLLILLILVASFFVGYKSSKRTKELVIDVSTLSSSNISLTSYLENSAAFEYSSAVEMLFLENGTIRTNETLILKTVGNASTAKVAISYLYPLIKIRNLRLENAELVNASISQGKDIIYLTFEPQKDKVEITLEYELNWRDILPSGLGSLGLLINQSTKNKEEVLLAPMYFPSVAIRGTKRGNTLLIKLPKEWWAFVVDSSSYAPWELVDSKLSGKQRILHFEQRNSNFPLIFIGKFNRFTRTVRLHEKSVNITIYMPVNESEKGNVTLLQVESIVRTFSQWYGIYPYDHLDIVVSRLAKPHAGLNIGKGVIIVSGRGFDVWLLSHEISHSWFGSYADLGKISESLATFSAMAYVLTHSEDVPSNFLDISENLSMMERNVSLAKAYKSSLSLQKMYPIVYRKGGFVFRSLQFVLGNETFFEGLRQIVRECHYTSCGLKRIQEIFENVSNQDLDWFFEEWFYSAKVPDYEVKNFTIVQNNGKYLLSFELIDRNNFTMPLEVKVETDRENIVRVLWIKGEARITIECEGKPLAVILDPHEWMINENKEYQIDGVKIVVE, encoded by the coding sequence ATGAAACGGATTGTCTCTCTGCTTATCCTTCTGATTTTAGTTGCTTCATTTTTTGTAGGGTATAAGAGCAGTAAAAGGACCAAAGAACTGGTAATTGATGTTTCAACTTTATCTTCTTCTAACATCTCCCTAACCTCTTATCTGGAGAACTCTGCGGCTTTTGAATACAGCTCCGCTGTTGAAATGCTTTTCCTTGAAAATGGCACAATAAGGACAAATGAAACTCTAATATTAAAGACTGTAGGAAATGCAAGTACTGCAAAAGTGGCAATCTCATATCTCTACCCTCTCATAAAAATCAGAAACCTAAGGCTGGAAAATGCGGAGCTGGTGAATGCCTCAATTTCCCAAGGAAAAGACATTATTTACCTGACATTTGAGCCTCAGAAGGACAAAGTGGAAATAACGCTTGAGTATGAACTTAACTGGAGAGATATCCTACCATCCGGATTGGGATCTCTTGGACTGTTGATTAATCAAAGCACAAAAAACAAGGAAGAAGTTCTTTTGGCACCAATGTATTTCCCTTCTGTGGCAATTAGGGGGACAAAGAGAGGCAATACACTTCTCATAAAGTTGCCAAAGGAGTGGTGGGCTTTTGTTGTGGATTCCTCTTCATACGCTCCATGGGAGCTTGTGGATTCAAAACTTTCTGGCAAACAAAGAATTCTACATTTTGAACAGAGAAATTCGAATTTTCCCCTCATTTTTATTGGGAAGTTCAATAGGTTTACAAGAACCGTCCGCCTTCATGAAAAAAGTGTAAATATCACGATTTATATGCCAGTAAATGAAAGCGAAAAGGGTAATGTGACACTTTTACAGGTCGAAAGCATAGTAAGAACATTTTCTCAATGGTACGGGATTTACCCTTATGATCATCTTGATATAGTGGTCTCGAGGCTTGCTAAGCCTCATGCTGGCTTAAATATTGGCAAGGGCGTCATTATAGTTTCTGGCAGAGGTTTTGATGTGTGGCTGTTATCCCACGAGATTTCCCATTCATGGTTCGGGTCATACGCTGATTTGGGAAAAATTTCCGAGTCCCTGGCCACATTTTCTGCCATGGCTTATGTCCTTACCCATTCCGAAGATGTGCCATCCAATTTTTTAGATATATCTGAAAATCTCAGCATGATGGAGCGGAATGTTTCGCTGGCTAAAGCTTACAAAAGCTCTTTGAGCCTACAGAAGATGTATCCAATAGTTTATCGCAAAGGGGGCTTTGTGTTCCGCTCTCTGCAGTTTGTTCTCGGCAATGAAACGTTCTTTGAAGGTCTTAGGCAAATCGTAAGGGAATGTCATTATACAAGCTGTGGGCTGAAGAGAATTCAAGAAATTTTCGAGAATGTAAGTAATCAAGATTTGGATTGGTTTTTCGAGGAATGGTTTTATTCAGCAAAGGTGCCCGATTATGAGGTTAAAAACTTCACCATTGTTCAGAATAACGGAAAGTATCTTTTGAGCTTTGAACTCATTGATAGAAACAACTTCACAATGCCCCTGGAGGTAAAAGTAGAGACAGATAGAGAAAACATTGTAAGGGTACTTTGGATAAAAGGAGAAGCCAGAATAACCATTGAGTGTGAAGGAAAGCCATTAGCTGTAATTCTTGATCCCCATGAGTGGATGATAAACGAAAACAAAGAGTACCAAATAGATGGCGTTAAAATTGTGGTTGAATGA
- the pfdA gene encoding prefoldin subunit alpha has protein sequence MAQNQEQLERLAYEYQLLQAQAQLLAQNLELLTLGMNEFRAVKETLEELKKVEDETPEILVPVGAGSFLRGMIVDKEHAIVSIGAGYAVEKSLDDAVTYFDIRIKEYEDAIKRTQEALQQIEQKLQDLAQKAQKIQQEQAMGFKVPKK, from the coding sequence ATGGCACAGAATCAGGAACAACTTGAAAGGTTAGCTTATGAATATCAGCTCTTACAGGCTCAGGCTCAGCTTTTAGCCCAAAATTTAGAACTCTTAACTCTCGGAATGAATGAATTTAGAGCAGTAAAGGAAACCCTTGAAGAGCTTAAAAAGGTTGAAGACGAGACGCCAGAGATACTTGTTCCAGTTGGTGCCGGATCATTTCTCAGGGGCATGATAGTTGACAAGGAGCATGCAATTGTCAGCATTGGAGCTGGATATGCAGTTGAAAAGAGCTTGGATGACGCCGTTACCTATTTTGACATAAGAATCAAGGAATATGAAGACGCTATAAAGAGAACTCAAGAGGCATTACAGCAAATTGAGCAAAAACTCCAAGATTTGGCACAGAAAGCTCAAAAGATACAGCAAGAACAGGCAATGGGGTTTAAGGTTCCTAAAAAGTAA
- a CDS encoding NosD domain-containing protein, translating to MLLLMGILVFVGIAGITKADTTYINTLPYEITAPGYYILNVSVIDFDPMAYGVNYAIKINASNVVLDGAGHTIDGAEEGVEYGIYVQSAVNVTVKNVIVTGWHYGIYYEYVQNGNIINVTANSNTYNGIVLAYSNYSTLVNNTGNYNMVSGFWLYCSNYNTLLNNTASNNYGATSGIGLFMSHGNTLIGNTVRSNDGTGISIANSLNNTVVNNIVLDSDWGILLSASSKNSIFNNTILDNTWGVYLYSYSNNNTIANNTVHGSILAIYLKDSSYNTIFGNEIQSYTGVRLSRNSQENTLIKNVITNSGDYGIQLYDSGFNTLINNVITNSGASGIDIQSGSNMITNNTIAFSKYSGIILRTSGNIVAGNYIYSNNLANSAYHGGIRIGASNNLIYNNFFNNTVNVYFDESYSNMWNTTKTSGTNIIGGSYIGGNAWFTPDRTGFSETCTDADGDGICDEPFIINSLNIDYLPLALSGDKVPPQVEIVYPQNTTYPEGITSIKVNVTDNSQIARVIAEVDGEYNVTLIFDGTYYVNTTVNMGEGHHWVRIYAYDVAGNVNSTETVYFTVEIPQRTEESQFLGFTYFYYLRYIRLLKVFNESYEQAIQLGIGNETLSKVINLKNLAEEEWQLAWQKGSPVITSDVRAFIHLRKAYLYLKVAETILKEFLASAGS from the coding sequence TTGCTTTTGCTAATGGGAATTTTAGTGTTTGTAGGGATTGCTGGGATAACAAAAGCGGATACAACGTATATAAACACCCTCCCCTACGAAATAACAGCTCCTGGCTATTACATTCTTAATGTCAGCGTCATCGACTTTGATCCAATGGCTTATGGGGTGAATTATGCAATAAAAATTAATGCAAGCAATGTTGTGCTGGATGGAGCAGGGCACACGATTGATGGAGCTGAAGAAGGAGTTGAGTATGGGATTTACGTTCAGTCAGCAGTGAATGTCACTGTGAAGAATGTTATAGTTACTGGCTGGCACTATGGCATCTACTATGAATATGTCCAAAATGGAAACATAATAAACGTCACTGCAAACTCCAACACTTACAATGGCATTGTGCTGGCATATTCCAATTATAGCACACTCGTCAACAACACTGGTAATTATAACATGGTATCGGGTTTTTGGCTGTACTGCTCTAATTACAACACTCTCCTTAATAACACTGCCTCAAACAACTATGGAGCAACAAGTGGCATTGGTTTATTTATGTCCCATGGTAACACCCTAATTGGAAACACAGTAAGATCAAACGATGGTACTGGAATTAGTATAGCAAACTCTCTCAATAATACAGTAGTCAATAATATTGTTTTAGACAGTGACTGGGGCATTTTACTGAGTGCGTCATCCAAAAATAGTATATTTAATAACACAATTTTAGATAATACGTGGGGTGTGTATCTGTATTCCTATTCAAACAACAATACAATAGCCAACAATACAGTCCACGGTTCCATTCTTGCAATATACCTTAAAGATTCGAGCTATAATACCATATTTGGAAACGAAATACAGTCTTACACAGGAGTTAGATTATCCAGGAACAGTCAAGAAAACACTCTAATTAAGAATGTTATAACAAACTCTGGGGATTATGGAATCCAGTTATATGATTCTGGCTTTAATACTCTCATCAACAATGTCATAACCAATTCCGGGGCGTCTGGGATTGATATACAAAGTGGAAGTAACATGATAACGAACAACACAATCGCCTTCAGCAAATACTCAGGGATTATTTTAAGAACCAGCGGAAACATCGTAGCTGGTAACTACATATACAGCAACAACTTGGCTAATAGTGCCTATCACGGAGGAATACGCATTGGAGCTTCAAACAATTTAATTTACAACAACTTTTTCAATAACACCGTTAATGTGTATTTTGACGAATCATACTCAAACATGTGGAACACAACGAAAACCTCCGGAACAAACATAATCGGTGGTTCATATATAGGTGGGAATGCATGGTTTACGCCCGATAGAACCGGATTCAGCGAGACGTGTACAGATGCAGATGGCGATGGGATTTGTGATGAGCCGTTTATCATCAATAGCCTTAACATAGACTACCTGCCTCTTGCGCTCTCTGGGGATAAAGTCCCTCCACAAGTGGAAATTGTTTACCCGCAAAATACCACCTATCCAGAGGGCATCACATCAATAAAAGTCAACGTCACAGATAATTCTCAAATAGCCAGGGTAATTGCTGAAGTTGATGGTGAGTACAATGTTACGCTAATATTCGACGGCACGTACTATGTAAACACCACCGTAAATATGGGGGAAGGACACCACTGGGTAAGAATTTATGCTTATGATGTGGCTGGGAACGTTAATTCGACGGAGACAGTTTATTTCACTGTGGAAATACCGCAAAGAACGGAAGAAAGCCAATTCTTGGGCTTTACATACTTCTATTATCTAAGGTACATTAGGCTTCTCAAAGTATTCAACGAAAGTTATGAGCAGGCTATCCAACTTGGAATAGGCAATGAGACCTTGTCTAAGGTTATAAACCTCAAGAATTTAGCAGAGGAGGAATGGCAACTTGCATGGCAGAAGGGAAGTCCTGTGATAACTTCAGACGTGAGAGCATTTATCCACTTAAGGAAAGCGTATCTGTATCTTAAAGTGGCTGAGACAATCTTAAAAGAATTCTTGGCATCTGCAGGTTCGTAG
- a CDS encoding transcription initiation factor IIB encodes MEKRRVCPVCGSTEFIYDPEHGEIVCSKCGFVIEENIVDMGPEWRAFDASQREKRSRTGAPESILLHDKGLSTDIGSDRNITGLMREKMYRLRKWQSRLRVSDAAERNLAFALSELDRIASQLKLPKHVEEEAARLYREAVRRGLIRGRSIESVIAACVYAACRLLKIPRTLDEIADIARVDKKEIGRSFRFIARNLNLTPKKLFVKPTDYVNKFADELGLSEKVRRRAIELLEEAYNRGLTSGKSPAGLVAAALYIASLLEGEKRTQREVAEVARVTEVTVRNRYKELVEKLGLKITL; translated from the coding sequence GTGGAAAAGCGTAGGGTCTGCCCAGTTTGTGGTTCAACTGAATTCATTTATGATCCCGAGCATGGAGAAATTGTTTGTTCCAAATGTGGATTCGTCATAGAAGAGAATATAGTTGATATGGGACCAGAATGGCGTGCTTTTGATGCTTCTCAGAGGGAAAAGCGTTCAAGGACTGGCGCACCTGAGAGCATTCTGCTCCACGATAAGGGTTTATCCACAGACATCGGGAGCGACAGGAATATTACCGGTCTGATGAGAGAAAAGATGTACCGTTTGAGGAAATGGCAGTCTCGCCTGAGGGTTAGCGACGCAGCAGAGAGAAATTTAGCCTTTGCTTTAAGCGAACTCGACAGAATTGCCTCACAGCTTAAACTCCCAAAGCACGTTGAGGAGGAAGCAGCAAGGCTTTACAGAGAAGCCGTGAGGAGGGGGCTTATCAGGGGGAGATCCATTGAGAGCGTTATTGCCGCCTGCGTTTACGCTGCATGCAGGCTTTTGAAGATTCCAAGAACTTTGGACGAGATTGCTGACATTGCAAGGGTTGACAAGAAAGAGATTGGAAGGAGCTTTAGATTCATTGCAAGGAATCTTAACTTAACTCCAAAGAAGCTTTTTGTCAAGCCAACTGATTATGTGAACAAGTTTGCTGACGAGCTTGGCTTGAGCGAGAAGGTCAGGAGAAGAGCGATTGAGCTTTTAGAAGAGGCTTATAACAGGGGATTGACAAGCGGTAAAAGTCCAGCTGGATTAGTTGCGGCAGCATTGTACATTGCTTCCCTTCTTGAGGGTGAGAAGAGAACCCAGAGGGAAGTTGCTGAAGTTGCAAGGGTTACTGAAGTGACTGTCAGAAATAGGTACAAAGAATTAGTAGAAAAGCTTGGATTGAAAATAACACTCTGA
- the rpl18a gene encoding 50S ribosomal protein L18Ae, with translation MEVKVYRVKGIFEREGKKQKFTKEYRAVKPEDVVELVYSEIGSKHRVKRTKIWIEKIEEINPEEAEDPVVRRLSLELA, from the coding sequence ATGGAGGTTAAGGTTTATCGCGTCAAGGGCATTTTTGAAAGAGAAGGGAAGAAGCAGAAATTTACAAAGGAGTACAGGGCAGTGAAACCGGAGGACGTTGTTGAGCTTGTCTATTCAGAAATTGGAAGCAAGCACAGGGTAAAGAGAACAAAGATATGGATCGAGAAGATTGAAGAGATTAACCCTGAGGAAGCTGAAGATCCCGTAGTTAGGAGACTTAGCCTAGAGCTTGCTTGA
- a CDS encoding 50S ribosomal protein L39e: MARYKPLAKKLRLAKAAKQNRRVPVWVIVKTNRRVITHPKRRYWRRTKLKE, encoded by the coding sequence ATGGCAAGGTACAAGCCTCTTGCAAAGAAGCTCCGCTTGGCAAAGGCTGCTAAGCAGAATAGGAGAGTTCCTGTGTGGGTTATCGTGAAGACAAATAGAAGAGTTATAACTCACCCCAAGAGAAGATACTGGAGAAGGACAAAGCTTAAGGAGTGA
- a CDS encoding SDR family oxidoreductase produces the protein MIKNKLIVVTGGAGFIGSHIAEELSRDNDVIVIDNLYSGKVENVPENVKFIQADIRDYESIADMISQADYVFHEAALVSVVESVEKPILTEEINVLGTLNILRALSEGHGKLIFASSAAVYGDNQNLPLKEEEKPKPLSPYGVTKVSGEYYCRVFYELYGVPAVTLRYFNVFGERQGYNQYAGVISIFINRALKNEPLIIFGDGKQTRDFIYVKDVVKANILVAEKERANGEVFNVARGERTTILELAMKIIDATNSSSSIIFDKPRPGDIKHSQADISKIKKLGFKPEYSLEEGLLRTIEWYRGQKA, from the coding sequence ATGATAAAAAACAAGCTCATTGTGGTAACTGGTGGAGCCGGCTTCATAGGCTCACATATCGCTGAAGAGCTTAGTAGAGATAATGACGTTATTGTTATTGACAACCTCTATTCGGGAAAAGTTGAGAATGTGCCAGAAAACGTAAAATTCATCCAAGCCGATATTAGGGACTATGAAAGCATAGCCGATATGATAAGCCAAGCGGATTACGTCTTTCATGAGGCAGCACTTGTGAGTGTTGTCGAAAGCGTGGAGAAGCCGATTTTAACCGAAGAAATCAATGTTCTGGGAACGCTGAACATCCTAAGAGCCTTAAGCGAAGGACATGGCAAGCTTATCTTTGCATCCTCTGCCGCTGTATACGGCGACAATCAAAATCTGCCTCTGAAGGAGGAGGAGAAGCCCAAGCCCCTGTCACCTTATGGAGTAACAAAAGTCTCTGGAGAGTACTACTGCAGAGTCTTTTACGAGCTCTATGGAGTTCCAGCAGTGACTTTGAGGTATTTCAACGTCTTTGGTGAAAGACAAGGGTACAACCAGTATGCTGGAGTTATAAGCATCTTCATCAACCGTGCTTTGAAAAATGAGCCACTGATAATTTTTGGAGACGGAAAACAGACGAGGGACTTCATTTATGTTAAAGATGTAGTTAAAGCGAACATTTTAGTTGCAGAAAAGGAGAGAGCAAACGGAGAAGTGTTTAATGTTGCCCGCGGTGAGAGAACGACAATCCTTGAGCTGGCTATGAAAATCATCGATGCGACAAATTCATCAAGCTCAATAATCTTTGATAAACCAAGACCTGGCGATATAAAACACAGTCAAGCCGATATAAGTAAAATCAAGAAGCTTGGGTTCAAACCGGAGTACTCTCTTGAGGAAGGGCTTTTGAGGACGATTGAGTGGTACAGGGGGCAAAAAGCATGA
- a CDS encoding YhbY family RNA-binding protein — MEKRLPGKVRRAIRAKYYDIQPKAWIGKKGLGESVINEINTQLKKDGILKVEIRKGALIATGMDRKQIAEKVAELTDSELIEVRGKRFILFRPREGWEKYLRKLKLKELSKEKREEKPVKKVRLDIAQFRKKFKKGRD; from the coding sequence ATGGAAAAACGCCTACCTGGAAAGGTGAGAAGGGCTATAAGGGCCAAATATTACGATATTCAACCTAAAGCGTGGATTGGAAAGAAAGGGTTAGGGGAGAGTGTGATTAACGAAATCAACACCCAGCTCAAGAAAGACGGTATTCTCAAGGTGGAAATAAGGAAGGGAGCGCTTATTGCAACGGGAATGGACAGAAAACAGATAGCTGAGAAGGTTGCCGAGCTAACTGACAGCGAGCTGATTGAAGTTAGAGGCAAAAGATTTATATTATTCCGTCCGAGAGAGGGATGGGAAAAGTATTTAAGGAAGCTTAAGCTTAAGGAACTCTCAAAGGAGAAGCGGGAGGAGAAGCCCGTTAAAAAGGTCAGGCTCGATATCGCTCAATTCAGAAAGAAGTTCAAGAAAGGGAGGGATTAA
- a CDS encoding DUF7411 family protein: MEVYHLYSGGKDSSLAAWILQKLGYEVKLVTISFDLLDNWKYAKETADRLGFNHEVVVLDREILERAVEMCIRDGHPSNAIQFIHERALEDIASHKGVERISDGTRRDDRVPFLDLRRTRSLEDRFNVQYIRPLLGLGYKTIRELTEKLFIVEIKESEKLEKSDYEVELRHLLRLKGIDPLTIFPKRHYQSRVLGWKKQDL, from the coding sequence ATGGAAGTCTATCACCTCTACAGTGGGGGCAAGGATTCATCTTTAGCGGCTTGGATTCTGCAAAAATTGGGGTATGAAGTAAAGTTAGTCACGATAAGCTTTGATCTTCTCGATAATTGGAAATACGCAAAGGAAACTGCCGATAGGTTGGGCTTTAATCATGAGGTCGTGGTTTTGGATAGGGAAATTTTAGAAAGAGCTGTTGAGATGTGCATTAGGGATGGACATCCAAGCAATGCAATTCAGTTTATCCATGAAAGGGCTCTTGAAGATATTGCAAGTCATAAAGGGGTTGAGAGAATAAGCGACGGCACAAGGAGAGATGATAGGGTTCCTTTTTTAGATTTGAGAAGGACAAGGAGCCTTGAAGATAGATTTAACGTTCAGTATATACGCCCTTTGCTTGGGTTGGGCTACAAAACAATAAGAGAGCTTACAGAAAAACTCTTTATCGTTGAAATTAAAGAGAGTGAAAAGCTGGAAAAGAGCGATTATGAGGTGGAGCTGAGACATCTCTTAAGGCTTAAGGGAATAGACCCGCTGACAATATTCCCAAAGAGGCACTATCAGTCGAGAGTTCTGGGATGGAAGAAGCAAGATTTATAA